The Chryseobacterium geocarposphaerae genome window below encodes:
- the pnuC gene encoding nicotinamide riboside transporter PnuC, whose protein sequence is MNIYDLFIKPYESYTSLQIFLEAFATVFGILSVYFSIKKNIWVYPTGIISTLIYVYILFNFGLLGDCMINVYYTVMSIYGWILWAKNSDDHIHVEVTWASRKEWIYGIILFLFSIILVTTIYYYKPYIDNHFSMKGTNLGLYHLDWGNKLDIATTSIFLVGMWFMAKRRIENWIFWIIGDFICIPMMIYKGLGITSVQYLVFTIMAILGYLNWKKSYKEKKVQLKS, encoded by the coding sequence ATGAATATATATGATCTTTTCATAAAACCCTATGAAAGCTATACTTCTCTCCAGATTTTCCTGGAAGCCTTTGCAACCGTCTTCGGAATCCTGAGCGTATATTTTTCCATCAAAAAGAACATCTGGGTCTATCCTACCGGAATTATTTCCACTTTAATATACGTTTACATTCTTTTCAATTTTGGATTATTGGGAGACTGTATGATTAATGTGTATTATACTGTGATGAGTATTTACGGCTGGATATTATGGGCGAAAAATTCTGATGATCATATTCATGTTGAAGTAACCTGGGCGTCCAGAAAAGAATGGATATATGGTATTATACTTTTTCTGTTCAGCATAATCCTGGTTACGACCATCTATTATTATAAACCTTATATAGACAATCATTTTTCCATGAAAGGCACGAATCTTGGTTTATATCATTTAGATTGGGGCAATAAGCTAGACATAGCAACCACTTCCATATTTTTAGTCGGAATGTGGTTTATGGCTAAAAGGCGCATTGAAAACTGGATTTTTTGGATTATAGGAGATTTTATTTGCATCCCTATGATGATTTATAAAGGTCTCGGAATCACTTCGGTTCAATATTTGGTATTTACTATAATGGCTATCTTAGGATACCTCAATTGGAAAAAAAGTTATAAAGAAAAAAAAGTACAATTAAAGTCATGA
- a CDS encoding APC family permease, which produces MSKIWTKKPMSAFENDVKSSQLKRVLGKWSLTAIGIGAIIGGGIFVLTGTGAYYHAGPALALSFIIAGIACVFAALCYSEFASILPVEGSAYAYAYGTVGEIFAWIIGWGLILEYAMGSMTVAVSWSGYFNKLLKMFGLHLPDYLTSDPASYAGEGFSMNLPAFVIVIVVISLLIKGTKEAAKANNLIVIMKVSAVIFVIIAGAFFINAENWNPFIPAATMVKEGETMKEAYGIQGIISGAAAIFFAYVGFDAVSTQAGEAINPKKDVPFAIIASLLVCTVLYILVSLVLTGMMHYTDFNPQGKFPDAIKAPVAYAFEIAGQGWAGYIITIAATVGLISVLMVMIMGQSRIFLGMSKDGLIPKMFSDVHPVRKTPAKSLMLLGIVIATVASLTPISKLADMTSFGTLFAFTMVCVAVWILRKREPNLPRNFKVPALPVIATLGICINVYLIWNLSHEAKLLSTAWLALGVIIYFAYSIRHSKIHKVGYGETFKAEQEPLQKPDLDL; this is translated from the coding sequence ATGTCAAAAATCTGGACGAAAAAGCCGATGAGTGCTTTTGAGAATGATGTTAAAAGTAGTCAGCTTAAAAGAGTACTTGGTAAATGGAGTCTTACAGCTATCGGTATCGGTGCGATTATTGGGGGCGGAATTTTTGTGTTAACGGGTACAGGAGCTTATTATCATGCGGGTCCTGCATTGGCACTTTCTTTTATCATAGCTGGAATCGCGTGTGTTTTCGCAGCTCTGTGTTATTCTGAATTTGCTTCCATTCTGCCTGTAGAAGGTTCTGCTTATGCTTATGCTTATGGAACTGTAGGTGAAATTTTTGCATGGATTATCGGTTGGGGGCTTATCCTGGAGTATGCGATGGGATCTATGACGGTAGCGGTTTCGTGGTCCGGATACTTTAATAAATTGTTAAAAATGTTTGGCCTTCATCTGCCTGATTATCTTACTTCGGATCCGGCAAGTTATGCAGGAGAAGGCTTTTCAATGAATTTACCTGCTTTTGTAATCGTTATTGTAGTAATTTCTTTATTAATAAAAGGAACTAAGGAGGCAGCAAAAGCCAATAATCTTATTGTAATCATGAAAGTTTCAGCGGTTATATTTGTAATTATTGCAGGTGCTTTCTTTATTAATGCTGAAAACTGGAATCCGTTTATTCCTGCAGCTACAATGGTTAAAGAAGGCGAGACCATGAAAGAAGCGTACGGAATTCAGGGGATTATTTCCGGAGCTGCTGCAATTTTCTTTGCATATGTTGGTTTTGATGCCGTTTCAACTCAGGCCGGAGAAGCTATTAATCCTAAAAAGGATGTACCATTTGCAATTATTGCTTCACTTTTGGTGTGTACAGTATTATATATTTTAGTTTCATTGGTTCTTACAGGGATGATGCATTATACAGATTTTAATCCTCAAGGTAAGTTTCCTGATGCTATCAAAGCTCCTGTAGCCTATGCATTTGAAATTGCTGGTCAGGGGTGGGCCGGATATATTATTACGATTGCAGCAACAGTAGGTTTGATCTCTGTATTGATGGTAATGATTATGGGACAATCAAGAATTTTCCTGGGAATGTCTAAAGACGGTTTGATTCCTAAAATGTTCAGCGATGTACACCCGGTAAGAAAAACTCCTGCAAAAAGCTTGATGCTTTTAGGAATTGTAATTGCTACCGTAGCTTCATTAACGCCGATCAGTAAATTAGCTGACATGACGAGTTTCGGAACTTTATTTGCCTTCACTATGGTATGTGTGGCGGTTTGGATTTTGAGAAAAAGAGAACCTAATTTGCCTAGAAACTTTAAAGTTCCTGCATTACCTGTCATTGCAACATTAGGTATTTGTATCAATGTTTATTTGATCTGGAACCTAAGCCATGAGGCGAAATTATTATCAACTGCATGGTTAGCTTTAGGAGTAATTATATATTTTGCTTACAGTATCAGACATTCTAAAATTCATAAAGTTGGATATGGCGAGACGTTTAAAGCAGAGCAGGAGCCTTTACAAAAACCTGATTTAGATCTATAA
- a CDS encoding WD40/YVTN/BNR-like repeat-containing protein codes for MKKIFPLLFSFLGVFSFSQQVVSLETIFNDKISIRALEVYDNKVWYSGTDSKFGFVDIKNPQEQKQIKLSEKKLQFRTLAQNKDAFYAINIESPAEFFKISKKDLTFKIVFRDTVKTAFYDALHFVNNELAYTFSDADKDNHLKLAVFKNGKWSNFKNNISLNEGEAAFAASNTNIASSKKYLWIATGGKASRILRMNLKNENIEVFNTPFVQGESSQGMYSIDFYDDKFGVAVGGDYTKQADNINNIATTNDGGKTWRVQASGKNAGYTTCVKIKPGSKGKEIISVGDQHISYSSDFGKTWKKISDEKGFFVCQWIDGNTIVFAGKDKISIMELKL; via the coding sequence ATGAAAAAAATATTTCCTCTGTTATTTTCCTTTTTAGGAGTCTTTTCGTTTTCTCAACAGGTGGTAAGCTTAGAAACCATCTTTAATGATAAAATAAGTATTCGTGCACTTGAAGTGTATGATAACAAAGTCTGGTACAGCGGGACAGATTCTAAATTCGGTTTTGTAGATATAAAAAATCCGCAAGAGCAGAAGCAGATTAAGCTGTCTGAGAAAAAATTACAATTCAGAACATTGGCTCAGAATAAGGATGCTTTTTACGCAATTAATATCGAAAGTCCGGCTGAATTTTTTAAGATTAGCAAAAAAGACTTGACATTTAAAATTGTTTTTAGAGACACTGTAAAAACCGCTTTCTATGATGCCTTACATTTTGTAAATAATGAATTGGCCTATACTTTTAGTGATGCAGATAAAGATAATCATCTGAAATTAGCTGTTTTTAAAAATGGGAAATGGAGTAATTTTAAAAATAATATAAGTCTGAATGAAGGGGAGGCTGCTTTTGCCGCAAGTAATACAAATATAGCTTCAAGCAAGAAATATCTTTGGATTGCAACCGGCGGAAAAGCATCAAGAATTCTGAGAATGAATTTAAAAAATGAAAACATTGAAGTTTTTAATACTCCATTCGTGCAGGGAGAATCTTCTCAGGGAATGTATTCAATAGATTTTTATGATGATAAATTTGGAGTTGCAGTTGGCGGAGATTATACAAAACAAGCAGACAATATCAATAATATCGCGACTACAAATGACGGCGGAAAAACATGGCGAGTTCAGGCATCAGGAAAAAATGCTGGTTATACAACTTGTGTGAAAATTAAGCCCGGTTCTAAAGGGAAAGAAATTATTTCGGTAGGAGATCAGCATATCAGTTATTCTTCAGATTTTGGAAAGACATGGAAAAAAATTTCTGATGAAAAAGGATTTTTTGTTTGCCAATGGATAGATGGGAATACCATAGTTTTTGCAGGGAAGGATAAGATTTCGATTATGGAATTAAAGCTTTAA